In Populus nigra chromosome 1, ddPopNigr1.1, whole genome shotgun sequence, one genomic interval encodes:
- the LOC133700722 gene encoding serine/threonine-protein kinase BLUS1 isoform X2 translates to MEYVSEKRYPVNAKDYKLYEEIGEGVSATVYRALCIPFNQIVAIKVLDLEKCNNDLDGIRREVQTMSLIDHPNVLRAHGSFTAGYSLWVVMPYMAGGSCLHIMKSAYPEGFEEPVIATLLRETLKALVYIHEHGHIHRDVKAGNILIDSDGTVKLADFGVSACMFDTGDRQRSRNTFVGTPCWMAPEVMQQLHGYDFKADIWSFGITALELAHGHAPFSKYPPMKVLLMTLQNAPPGLDYERDKRFSKSFKEMVAACLVKDPKKRPTSEKLLKHHFFKNARSHDYLVRAILDGLSPLGERFKILKAKEADLLVQNKALYGDKEQISQQEYIRGISAWNFNLEDLKNQAALIQDYDCMSNAEDPDLSGKQMDRCNIVGFPAEKLPPKIANHSISAPSQEDGFNDLHDLETSLPSFPIKPLQALKGCFDVGEEAVGATSPNWKVTSQTECEQQAHMELSSSAMDQESERNEDNALSPKKVIGDENRDLLQPKYQSERNYSGPLLHRQKRDTNNLSSVEDTSEGAVVQRKGRFKVTSADLSPKGPTNCCFNPVGGGSACATISNPAASSVLPSLQCILQQNTLQREEILKLIKYVEQTSGKLVESGEAATNDLLQISPTWTREKELQAQFIGLQQSVGSLFEELQRQKMKNVQLERQLNAFINKERE, encoded by the exons ATGGAGTATGTCTCGGAGAAAAGATATCCTGTCAATGCAAAAGATTACAAGTTATATGAAGAAATTGGTGAAGGTGTCAGCGCCACTGTGTATAGGGCTCTCTGCATTCCATTTAATCAGATAGTTGCTATTAAGGTTCTTGATCTGGAAAAGTGCAATAATGATCTG GATGGTATCCGGCGGGAGGTACAGACAATGAGCTTGATTGATCATCCGAATGTATTACGAGCACATGGCTCTTTCACTGCTGGCTATAGCCTTTGGGTTGTGATGCCATATATGGCTGGGGGTTCATGCCTTCATATAATGAAATCTGCTTACCCAGAAGGTTTTGAAGAGCCTGTCATTGCTACATTATTGCGCGAGACTCTCAAAGCTCTTGTTTATATTCATGAGCATGGGCACATCCACAGGGATGTTAAG GCTGGCAACATTTTAATTGATTCTGATGGTACAGTGAAGTTAGCAGACTTTGGAGTGTCAGCATGCATGTTTGATACAGGAGATAGGCAACGCTCAAGAAATACTTTTGTTGGCACTCCTTGCTG gATGGCTCCTGAAGTTATGCAGCAATTGCATGGATATGACTTTAA AGCAGATATCTGGTCATTTGGGATAACGGCCCTTGAACTTGCTCATGGCCATGCTCCTTTTTCCAAGTATCCACCAATGAAA GTTTTGCTGATGACCTTACAAAATGCACCTCCAGGGCTTGACTATGAAAGAGACAAGAGATTTTCAAAG TCATTTAAAGAGATGGTAGCTGCTTGCTTAGTGAAGGATCCAAAGAAACGACCCACATCAGAAAAGCTTTTGAAgcaccatttttttaaaaatgcacGCTCTCATGATTATCTTGTTCGGGCCATTCTTGATGGTCTTTCTCCTTTAGGGGAACGGTTTAAGATACTGAAG GCAAAAGAGGCTGATCTTCTAGTGCAGAATAAGGCCCTCTATGGGGATAAAGAGCAAATATCACAG CAAGAGTACATAAGAGGAATCAGTGCCTGGAATTTCAACCTAgaagatttaaaaaatcaagctgcCCTT ATTCAGGACTATGATTGCATGTCAAATGCAGAAGATCCAGATTTGAGTGGGAAACAAATGGACAGGTGCAACATTGTTGGGTTTCCTGCTGAGAAGCTGCCCCCCAAAATTGCTAACCATTCAATTTCTGCTCCTAGTCAGGAG GATGGCTTCAACGATCTACATGATTTGGAGACTTCACTCCCTTCATTTCCTATTAAACCTCTTCAAGCACTTAA AGGTTGTTTTGATGTTGGTGAGGAGGCTGTGGGTGCAACTAGTCCAAACTGGAAGGTTACTTCCCAAACAGAATGTGAACAACAGGCTCATATGGAGTTGTCATCGAGTGCCATGGACCAAGAAAGCGAAAGAAATGAGG ATAATGCCCTTTCTCCAAAAAAGGTTATCGGCGATGAAAACAG GGATCTCCTGCAGCCAAAATACCAATCTGAGAGAAACTATAGTGGTCCATTGTTGCATCGACAGAAGAGGGATACCAACAACCTTTCATCTG TGGAGGATACTTCAGAAGGAGCAGTTGTCCAACGCAAGGGACGATTTAAGGTCACTTCAGCTGATCTTAGCCCTAAG GGTCCTACAAACTGCTGTTTCAACCCGGTTGGTGGAGGTTCAGCTTGTGCAACAATATCAAACCCCGCAGCTTCCTCAGTTCTCCCATCATTGCAATGCATTCTGCAGCAGAACACCTTGCAAAGG GAGGAAATTCTTAAACTGATCAAGTATGTGGAACAAACCTCTG GCAAGCTGGTGGAATCTGGCGAGGCAGCCACTAATGACCTTTTGCAG ATATCTCCTACTTGGACAAGAGAGAAGGAGCTGCAGGCTCAGTTTATTGGTCTACAACAAAG TGTTGGAAGCCTCTTTGAGGAATTGCAGagacaaaagatgaaaaatgtTCAG TTGGAAAGACAACTCAATGCTTTTATCAACAAGGAAAGAGAATGA
- the LOC133700722 gene encoding serine/threonine-protein kinase BLUS1 isoform X1, producing MEYVSEKRYPVNAKDYKLYEEIGEGVSATVYRALCIPFNQIVAIKVLDLEKCNNDLDGIRREVQTMSLIDHPNVLRAHGSFTAGYSLWVVMPYMAGGSCLHIMKSAYPEGFEEPVIATLLRETLKALVYIHEHGHIHRDVKAGNILIDSDGTVKLADFGVSACMFDTGDRQRSRNTFVGTPCWMAPEVMQQLHGYDFKADIWSFGITALELAHGHAPFSKYPPMKVLLMTLQNAPPGLDYERDKRFSKSFKEMVAACLVKDPKKRPTSEKLLKHHFFKNARSHDYLVRAILDGLSPLGERFKILKAKEADLLVQNKALYGDKEQISQQEYIRGISAWNFNLEDLKNQAALIQDYDCMSNAEDPDLSGKQMDRCNIVGFPAEKLPPKIANHSISAPSQEDGFNDLHDLETSLPSFPIKPLQALKGCFDVGEEAVGATSPNWKVTSQTECEQQAHMELSSSAMDQESERNEGENSGRSSSLPRHVISEHKIFLGGPLLPDNALSPKKVIGDENRDLLQPKYQSERNYSGPLLHRQKRDTNNLSSVEDTSEGAVVQRKGRFKVTSADLSPKGPTNCCFNPVGGGSACATISNPAASSVLPSLQCILQQNTLQREEILKLIKYVEQTSGKLVESGEAATNDLLQISPTWTREKELQAQFIGLQQSVGSLFEELQRQKMKNVQLERQLNAFINKERE from the exons ATGGAGTATGTCTCGGAGAAAAGATATCCTGTCAATGCAAAAGATTACAAGTTATATGAAGAAATTGGTGAAGGTGTCAGCGCCACTGTGTATAGGGCTCTCTGCATTCCATTTAATCAGATAGTTGCTATTAAGGTTCTTGATCTGGAAAAGTGCAATAATGATCTG GATGGTATCCGGCGGGAGGTACAGACAATGAGCTTGATTGATCATCCGAATGTATTACGAGCACATGGCTCTTTCACTGCTGGCTATAGCCTTTGGGTTGTGATGCCATATATGGCTGGGGGTTCATGCCTTCATATAATGAAATCTGCTTACCCAGAAGGTTTTGAAGAGCCTGTCATTGCTACATTATTGCGCGAGACTCTCAAAGCTCTTGTTTATATTCATGAGCATGGGCACATCCACAGGGATGTTAAG GCTGGCAACATTTTAATTGATTCTGATGGTACAGTGAAGTTAGCAGACTTTGGAGTGTCAGCATGCATGTTTGATACAGGAGATAGGCAACGCTCAAGAAATACTTTTGTTGGCACTCCTTGCTG gATGGCTCCTGAAGTTATGCAGCAATTGCATGGATATGACTTTAA AGCAGATATCTGGTCATTTGGGATAACGGCCCTTGAACTTGCTCATGGCCATGCTCCTTTTTCCAAGTATCCACCAATGAAA GTTTTGCTGATGACCTTACAAAATGCACCTCCAGGGCTTGACTATGAAAGAGACAAGAGATTTTCAAAG TCATTTAAAGAGATGGTAGCTGCTTGCTTAGTGAAGGATCCAAAGAAACGACCCACATCAGAAAAGCTTTTGAAgcaccatttttttaaaaatgcacGCTCTCATGATTATCTTGTTCGGGCCATTCTTGATGGTCTTTCTCCTTTAGGGGAACGGTTTAAGATACTGAAG GCAAAAGAGGCTGATCTTCTAGTGCAGAATAAGGCCCTCTATGGGGATAAAGAGCAAATATCACAG CAAGAGTACATAAGAGGAATCAGTGCCTGGAATTTCAACCTAgaagatttaaaaaatcaagctgcCCTT ATTCAGGACTATGATTGCATGTCAAATGCAGAAGATCCAGATTTGAGTGGGAAACAAATGGACAGGTGCAACATTGTTGGGTTTCCTGCTGAGAAGCTGCCCCCCAAAATTGCTAACCATTCAATTTCTGCTCCTAGTCAGGAG GATGGCTTCAACGATCTACATGATTTGGAGACTTCACTCCCTTCATTTCCTATTAAACCTCTTCAAGCACTTAA AGGTTGTTTTGATGTTGGTGAGGAGGCTGTGGGTGCAACTAGTCCAAACTGGAAGGTTACTTCCCAAACAGAATGTGAACAACAGGCTCATATGGAGTTGTCATCGAGTGCCATGGACCAAGAAAGCGAAAGAAATGAGGGTGAGAATTCTGGGCGAAGTAGTTCTTTACCACGTCATGTCATTTCTgagcataaaatatttttgggtgGTCCGTTATTACCAGATAATGCCCTTTCTCCAAAAAAGGTTATCGGCGATGAAAACAG GGATCTCCTGCAGCCAAAATACCAATCTGAGAGAAACTATAGTGGTCCATTGTTGCATCGACAGAAGAGGGATACCAACAACCTTTCATCTG TGGAGGATACTTCAGAAGGAGCAGTTGTCCAACGCAAGGGACGATTTAAGGTCACTTCAGCTGATCTTAGCCCTAAG GGTCCTACAAACTGCTGTTTCAACCCGGTTGGTGGAGGTTCAGCTTGTGCAACAATATCAAACCCCGCAGCTTCCTCAGTTCTCCCATCATTGCAATGCATTCTGCAGCAGAACACCTTGCAAAGG GAGGAAATTCTTAAACTGATCAAGTATGTGGAACAAACCTCTG GCAAGCTGGTGGAATCTGGCGAGGCAGCCACTAATGACCTTTTGCAG ATATCTCCTACTTGGACAAGAGAGAAGGAGCTGCAGGCTCAGTTTATTGGTCTACAACAAAG TGTTGGAAGCCTCTTTGAGGAATTGCAGagacaaaagatgaaaaatgtTCAG TTGGAAAGACAACTCAATGCTTTTATCAACAAGGAAAGAGAATGA